The Solanum lycopersicum chromosome 6, SLM_r2.1 genome has a window encoding:
- the LOC101261033 gene encoding RNA-binding protein 1 yields the protein MADAYWRYTSGGQQQAAPAASAALAPFVAKRPRSEYDAPSGPEYPGYYGRDAERGMPRVGRDADPIEASYERYLRSGQISSHVASESARSLHSGISGHPPIDDPRVMGIGGSDPLAFKSRNVGMVAGRPEATLPPDASSTLFVEGLPADCTRREVSHLFRPFLGYKEVRLVPKGSRHAGGDPLILCFVDFVSPLHAATAMDALQGYKFDEHERDSVSLKLQFSRNPGARSGGGHRGKR from the exons ATGGCGGATGCTTACTGGAGATACACCAGCGGTGGGCAGCAGCAGGCGGCTCCGGCGGCGTCGGCGGCTCTTGCTCCATTCGTGGCGAAACGTCCTCGCAGCGAATACG ATGCTCCAAGTGGTCCTGAATATCCTGGTTATTATGGCCGTGATGCTGAAAGGGGAATGCCTCGAGTCGGGAGAGACGCAGATCCTATTGAAGCATCCTATGAGCGCTACCTCCGTAGTGGG CAAATTTCCTCCCATGTTGCCAGTGAGTCTGCAAGATCCTTACATAGTGGAATTAGTGGCCATCCCCCTATCGATGATCCACGTGTTATGGGCATTGGGGGATCCGACCCGCTAGCTTTTAAAAGCAGGAATGTTGGAATGGTAGCTGGCAGACCAGAAGCTACCCTTCCTCCGGATGCTAGCAGTACATTGTTTGTAGAGGGTTTGCCTGCGGATTGTACAAGAAGAGAGGTGTCAC ATTTATTCCGCCCTTTTTTAGGTTACAAAGAAGTTAGGCTGGTACCAAAAGGATCAAGACAT GCTGGAGGCGATCCTTTGATTCTTTGCTTTGTTGATTTCGTTAGTCCCCTTCATGCAGCTACTGCAATGGATGCATTACAAG GTTATAAATTCGATGAGCATGAGCGTGATTCAGTTAGCTTAAAGCTGCAATTTTCTCGCAATCCTGGTGCTAGGTCAGGTGGAGGGCATCGTGGAAAACGTTGA